A section of the Elizabethkingia anophelis R26 genome encodes:
- a CDS encoding DUF4091 domain-containing protein produces the protein MTFQLIMNEIKLYALFCLSALAGFPNMIPAQQLEWNKGQTFTEASMKTKGYEETWKGTSPGLHSSFVSIDKRYSKDQAPVIIKNNTISLKGWKGERLSAQVLLWTTDPVSDIKVQVSDFTSKNGKKIGSIGYARFERYIITDEFGPGCGWRKPEDFSSSLSPDMLDDLSSFSIEKKEVRPVWITISIPKNAEKGAYNAKVLITSPTTKQQELNISLDVIDMLLPEPAKWTFHLDQWQHPSAVARVNKVSVWSDEHFRALKPQMQMLANLGQKVITTTLNKDPWHVQTFDPYEDMIIWTKEKDGSWSYDYTVFDKWVSFMMDLGIKKMINCYSIVPWNNEIHYKDATTGKFVDIVAKPGTDEFTKIWEPFLKDFLKHQKKKGWLKITNIALDERDKNEMGAAFALIKKVAPELGVSYADNQQTFKRYPDSRDVSTAVQHPLSPQDLKDRNSRGLNTTFYVYCGNNFPNQFTFSDPAESTYMGWYAMAAGYNGALRWAFNSWVENPLVDSRFRTWPAGDTYIAYPQARSSIRYERLLEGIQDYEKISIVKKLLQEKKETEKLKALDNAISKLNNDKRHDGWNQDLNTAKELLNNISESLTK, from the coding sequence ATGACATTTCAATTAATTATGAATGAGATAAAATTGTATGCACTTTTTTGTCTGAGTGCTCTTGCAGGATTTCCCAATATGATACCTGCCCAACAGTTAGAATGGAATAAAGGCCAAACCTTTACAGAGGCTTCTATGAAGACAAAAGGATATGAGGAAACATGGAAAGGTACCTCTCCCGGTTTACACAGTTCTTTTGTGAGTATTGATAAACGTTACAGTAAAGATCAGGCTCCTGTCATTATAAAGAACAATACTATCTCCTTAAAAGGTTGGAAGGGTGAACGTCTGTCTGCTCAGGTATTACTTTGGACAACAGATCCTGTATCGGATATAAAAGTACAGGTATCAGACTTCACTTCCAAAAATGGAAAAAAAATAGGTTCCATAGGTTATGCCAGATTTGAACGTTACATAATAACAGATGAGTTCGGCCCCGGATGCGGATGGCGAAAGCCGGAAGATTTTAGTTCTTCATTATCTCCGGATATGCTGGATGACCTCTCCTCGTTCAGTATAGAAAAAAAAGAAGTAAGACCTGTATGGATTACGATAAGCATTCCGAAAAATGCTGAAAAAGGAGCTTACAATGCTAAAGTACTAATTACCTCGCCTACAACAAAACAACAGGAGCTCAATATATCTCTGGATGTTATTGACATGCTTCTTCCGGAACCTGCAAAATGGACATTCCATCTCGACCAATGGCAACATCCTTCTGCTGTAGCCCGTGTAAATAAAGTATCTGTATGGAGTGATGAACACTTCAGAGCATTAAAACCACAAATGCAGATGCTGGCAAATCTGGGACAGAAAGTGATTACCACTACTCTGAATAAAGATCCGTGGCATGTACAAACCTTTGATCCGTATGAGGATATGATTATCTGGACTAAGGAAAAGGACGGAAGCTGGTCTTATGATTATACAGTATTCGATAAATGGGTATCTTTTATGATGGATCTGGGGATAAAAAAAATGATCAACTGCTACTCTATTGTCCCATGGAATAACGAAATCCATTATAAAGATGCTACAACAGGCAAATTTGTTGATATCGTTGCGAAACCGGGTACCGACGAATTCACAAAGATATGGGAGCCTTTCCTGAAAGACTTTTTGAAACATCAAAAGAAAAAAGGATGGCTAAAGATTACCAATATAGCATTGGATGAAAGGGACAAAAATGAAATGGGAGCTGCCTTTGCTCTTATCAAAAAGGTAGCTCCGGAACTGGGCGTTTCTTATGCCGATAATCAGCAGACCTTTAAACGTTATCCGGACAGCCGGGATGTAAGCACAGCAGTACAACATCCATTATCTCCTCAGGATTTAAAAGACCGAAATTCCAGAGGGCTTAATACAACCTTTTATGTTTATTGCGGAAATAATTTCCCTAATCAGTTCACCTTCTCAGATCCGGCAGAATCCACTTATATGGGTTGGTATGCAATGGCAGCAGGATACAATGGTGCATTGCGCTGGGCATTTAATTCCTGGGTGGAAAACCCTTTGGTAGATTCCAGATTCAGAACCTGGCCAGCCGGAGATACATACATTGCTTATCCACAGGCAAGAAGTTCCATTCGTTATGAACGATTATTAGAAGGTATACAGGATTATGAAAAAATATCGATTGTAAAAAAGCTTCTGCAAGAAAAGAAAGAAACTGAAAAATTAAAAGCACTGGACAATGCCATCAGTAAGCTTAACAATGATAAACGTCACGATGGCTGGAATCAGGATCTGAATACAGCTAAAGAACTTTTGAATAATATATCTGAATCGCTGACTAAGTAA
- a CDS encoding M12 family metallo-peptidase has protein sequence MIHKFIAVFVILFSVASCNSSNDGFSNGSSDYNHTRAVGASSNDLLSNNRYSALQIEILYMPGYAPDTQAVEHLKSFLSSTLRKDGGITLRQREISATSSGSLSVEEIRQVENNNRSIFTTGNTMAVSVIYTNGQYSGGANTLGIAYRNTSVALMGKTIRDNSGGFGQVSRAKLESTVLEHEIGHLLGLVDLGSKMQVNHKDGANGNHCDNKNCLMYYASETTDILGFINSGNVPQLDDNCKADLRANGGR, from the coding sequence ATGATCCATAAATTTATTGCAGTATTTGTAATCTTATTCTCTGTTGCTTCATGTAATAGTAGTAATGATGGATTCAGTAACGGATCGTCAGATTATAATCATACCCGTGCTGTAGGAGCATCTTCTAATGATTTGCTAAGCAATAACAGGTATAGCGCTCTGCAAATAGAAATACTGTATATGCCGGGGTATGCTCCCGATACGCAGGCGGTAGAGCACCTAAAGAGTTTTTTGTCGTCTACACTCCGAAAAGATGGTGGTATTACACTCCGACAAAGAGAAATATCCGCTACTTCATCGGGAAGCTTATCTGTTGAAGAGATCCGACAAGTTGAGAATAATAATCGTAGCATATTTACAACAGGAAATACAATGGCTGTAAGTGTTATTTATACCAATGGACAATATTCGGGAGGAGCTAATACATTAGGAATCGCTTACAGGAATACCTCAGTCGCACTGATGGGAAAAACAATTCGTGATAATTCCGGCGGGTTCGGACAGGTAAGCCGGGCGAAACTAGAATCTACTGTTCTAGAACATGAAATAGGGCATTTGCTGGGGCTTGTGGATTTAGGGTCTAAAATGCAGGTCAATCATAAAGACGGAGCCAACGGAAATCATTGTGATAATAAAAACTGTCTCATGTACTATGCGTCAGAAACTACAGATATTTTAGGTTTTATTAATTCTGGTAATGTCCCGCAGCTTGATGATAATTGTAAAGCTGATTTAAGAGCGAATGGCGGACGTTAA
- a CDS encoding acyltransferase: protein MKTQTGRTYIPWVDLLRIVACFMVIISHSCDAFVGSFDNSFSFHTGVFWGSLVRACVPLFAMMSGILLFPVTTDLSTFYKKRIGRIVIPLIFWSVVLPLLFFLYLNFIKASTSAVIDLSNFTWQATLKKIGTSIFNFNYDTTPLWYLYMLIGVYLFIPIIGVWLNTASAKDIRLFLVFWVISLMIPYIKMVAPLLGYTGNYDNAGIWGVCNWNEFGTFYYFSGFLGYIISAYYLVKYPLNWSWNKTLAVAIPLFVIGYVITFSGFLITQKYFPANYANLEIVWYFCNINVAMMTFAMFIVFQKINIKESKLLKNLSSATFGIFLCHFILVQAFTDVFLHLEFLPATVRILCIAIVSFLASYCVTELLSSNKLTRRFVK from the coding sequence ATGAAAACTCAAACGGGGCGAACCTACATTCCCTGGGTAGACTTACTACGCATTGTCGCATGCTTTATGGTTATTATTTCACATAGCTGCGATGCTTTTGTCGGATCTTTTGATAACAGCTTTAGTTTTCATACCGGAGTTTTCTGGGGGAGTCTTGTACGGGCTTGTGTTCCGTTGTTTGCTATGATGTCCGGAATACTCTTATTTCCTGTAACTACAGATCTTTCTACATTTTACAAAAAGAGAATAGGACGTATTGTAATTCCTCTGATCTTTTGGTCTGTTGTACTGCCTTTGCTGTTTTTTCTGTATCTGAATTTTATAAAGGCAAGTACCAGCGCAGTAATTGATCTTTCTAATTTTACATGGCAAGCCACCTTGAAGAAGATTGGAACATCGATTTTTAATTTTAATTATGATACAACACCGTTGTGGTATCTTTATATGTTGATAGGTGTTTATTTGTTCATTCCCATTATAGGGGTATGGCTAAATACTGCTTCTGCTAAAGATATTCGCCTCTTTCTGGTTTTCTGGGTTATATCGCTTATGATACCTTACATTAAGATGGTAGCACCTCTGCTGGGGTATACAGGTAATTATGATAATGCAGGGATTTGGGGTGTATGCAATTGGAATGAGTTTGGAACATTTTACTACTTTTCCGGGTTTCTAGGTTATATTATTTCAGCCTACTATCTGGTAAAATACCCCTTGAATTGGTCATGGAATAAAACACTGGCTGTAGCAATACCTTTATTTGTGATAGGATACGTAATTACTTTCTCCGGGTTTCTCATTACACAAAAATATTTCCCGGCCAATTATGCCAATCTGGAAATTGTATGGTATTTCTGTAATATAAATGTTGCAATGATGACGTTTGCAATGTTTATTGTTTTTCAGAAAATTAATATTAAAGAATCTAAATTATTGAAGAATCTGTCATCAGCAACATTTGGTATTTTCCTGTGTCATTTTATCCTGGTACAAGCTTTTACAGATGTATTTCTTCATCTGGAATTTCTTCCGGCAACTGTCAGAATTTTATGTATTGCCATTGTAAGCTTTTTAGCAAGTTATTGTGTAACTGAATTGCTAAGTTCTAATAAATTAACAAGACGCTTTGTGAAGTAA
- a CDS encoding glycoside hydrolase family 20 protein codes for MKKLNSMVLLAALSVGTATYGQNSIIPKPQKITVQQSVYNFNNISIQSSKAIPEAVYLQKQLKSITGQDYKLSPKANVTFTLLKKDAKQKDGYYTLTINEKGINISGYDNQGLFYGVQTLLQLVEEHKTDLKIPYLEIEDYPKFAYRGMMLDVSRHFFNAEEVKNYLDYLAAYKYNKFHWHLTDDQGWRIEIKKYPKLTEVGAWRDGSQVGRYIDMKFDDKRYGGFYTQEQIKDVVAYAKKLHIDVIPEIEMPGHALAALASYPNLGCTDGPFKVGKTWGVMDDIFCPKEETFKFLEGVIDEVVPLFPYQYIHIGGDEAPKKRWKESQFAQDLIKKLNLKDELHLQSYFITRMEKYINSKGKQIIGWDEILEGGLAPNATVMSWTGIEGGIHAAKTGHKAIMTPTSTNYFDYYQGSPDTEPIAIGGDLRLPKVYAYNPIPKELTPEQAKYIWGTQGNLWTEYILDFKHVQHMIFPRMMALSEVAWGTSNPDEYKNFEGRVIQHFKILDRKGVDYSKAIYEVDGKSMAKDGKIFFNLTSANQPENIRYTTDGSEPTLQSNVYSKPIEVNKTMTVKAAYFENGKKASAVTSQDFLITKSTGKKITLEKQPSEAYSTGGAASLVDGIRGNMKNHGKSWLGFSGKDVVATIDFGAKTDFTSVQFSTLERPGSWIYWPSSAKVYVSDNGTDFREVKSVDAATIQQSNGVVVMSFPKQTAQFIKVEIKNIGKVADGKAGAGNNAWLFVDEIAVN; via the coding sequence ATGAAAAAACTTAATTCCATGGTCCTGTTGGCTGCTTTATCTGTGGGGACAGCAACATACGGGCAAAACTCAATTATTCCCAAGCCCCAGAAAATAACGGTACAACAATCTGTTTACAATTTCAATAATATTTCTATTCAGTCATCCAAAGCTATTCCGGAAGCTGTATACCTGCAGAAGCAACTGAAAAGTATTACAGGACAAGATTATAAATTGTCTCCGAAAGCTAATGTAACTTTTACTCTTTTGAAAAAAGATGCAAAGCAAAAGGATGGATATTATACTTTAACTATTAACGAAAAAGGAATTAATATTTCCGGGTACGATAATCAAGGTTTATTCTATGGAGTGCAAACACTCTTACAGTTAGTAGAAGAGCATAAAACTGATCTTAAAATTCCTTATTTAGAGATTGAGGATTATCCTAAGTTTGCCTATAGAGGAATGATGCTGGATGTAAGCCGCCATTTCTTCAATGCTGAGGAAGTAAAAAACTATCTGGATTATCTTGCTGCATATAAATACAATAAGTTCCACTGGCATCTTACAGATGATCAGGGATGGAGAATCGAAATAAAAAAATATCCTAAGCTTACTGAAGTCGGAGCATGGAGAGACGGGTCACAAGTTGGTCGCTACATCGACATGAAATTCGATGATAAACGATATGGAGGCTTCTATACGCAGGAGCAGATAAAAGATGTTGTAGCCTATGCCAAGAAACTTCATATCGATGTTATTCCCGAAATAGAAATGCCAGGACACGCATTGGCAGCTCTTGCATCTTATCCTAATCTGGGATGTACAGACGGGCCTTTTAAAGTTGGTAAAACCTGGGGGGTAATGGATGATATTTTCTGTCCTAAAGAAGAAACGTTCAAATTTTTAGAAGGTGTAATTGATGAGGTAGTTCCGTTGTTTCCGTATCAGTATATCCATATCGGTGGGGACGAGGCTCCTAAAAAGCGTTGGAAAGAAAGTCAATTCGCTCAGGATCTTATCAAGAAACTTAACCTGAAAGACGAACTCCATCTTCAGAGTTACTTTATTACACGTATGGAGAAATACATCAACTCCAAAGGGAAGCAGATTATTGGCTGGGATGAGATTCTGGAAGGAGGTCTTGCACCAAATGCAACTGTAATGAGCTGGACTGGTATTGAAGGCGGAATACATGCTGCTAAAACAGGGCATAAGGCTATTATGACACCTACCTCTACTAACTATTTCGATTACTATCAGGGAAGTCCGGATACAGAACCAATTGCTATTGGCGGAGATCTGAGATTGCCTAAAGTATATGCTTATAATCCGATCCCAAAAGAATTAACGCCGGAGCAGGCAAAATATATCTGGGGAACACAGGGGAATCTTTGGACGGAATATATTCTGGATTTCAAACATGTGCAGCATATGATTTTCCCAAGAATGATGGCACTTTCTGAAGTGGCATGGGGAACATCTAACCCGGATGAATATAAAAACTTTGAAGGAAGAGTTATTCAGCACTTCAAAATATTAGATCGTAAAGGAGTTGACTATAGTAAAGCTATTTATGAAGTGGATGGAAAATCTATGGCTAAAGATGGCAAGATTTTCTTTAACCTTACTTCTGCAAATCAACCAGAAAATATCCGTTATACAACAGACGGATCTGAACCTACATTACAGTCTAATGTATACAGCAAACCAATTGAGGTAAATAAGACAATGACTGTAAAAGCAGCTTATTTTGAGAATGGTAAAAAAGCAAGCGCAGTAACAAGTCAGGATTTTTTAATTACTAAATCTACAGGTAAGAAAATTACTTTGGAAAAGCAGCCTAGTGAAGCTTATTCAACAGGTGGTGCAGCTTCTTTAGTAGATGGTATCCGCGGGAATATGAAAAATCATGGTAAATCGTGGTTAGGTTTTTCCGGTAAAGATGTTGTAGCAACTATAGATTTTGGTGCTAAAACAGATTTTACCAGCGTTCAGTTTTCTACATTAGAACGTCCTGGAAGCTGGATCTATTGGCCTTCATCTGCTAAAGTTTATGTTTCTGATAACGGAACTGACTTTAGAGAAGTAAAAAGTGTAGATGCAGCAACTATTCAGCAGAGTAATGGCGTTGTAGTGATGAGCTTTCCAAAGCAAACAGCACAGTTTATAAAAGTTGAAATTAAAAACATAGGGAAGGTTGCTGACGGGAAAGCTGGTGCAGGTAACAATGCATGGCTATTTGTAGATGAGATTGCAGTAAACTAA
- a CDS encoding TolC family protein: protein MYKKLIISGIISVSLTSCIGYKEATKETTDHLKEKSEIISNIKIPDDWIFNRNIPSGSFSYAWINDLKSPQLEALINEGMLYNADIIIAKERLNQVELAMEIAGTDLYPSINAVANTSNNLISGSQIRSLALKANWELDIWGKRKSSQMASTSDYFSAVHQNILLRQSIAGMIAKAYFLNIAGNIQEDKIESYIQESQNLEKLYTIQKKVGTANALDLSNISAEIISLKGYLEKVKNANIQSRRTLELLTGKYPKGKLTTQNAFNPVKNKIPESIPLNLLEKRPDILVQHFKIEKAFYEVQQANAARLPSLNISASFGTAGSNVDAINSLFSNPLLKVGGGLISPLFNNGKLKKNVEVKNSQQKQTVEEYSKTVLNALSETESALANLRSVEKQIGYSQNAIDELKNNITLTHKQIKVGTSNSFVLIRKQRDLLKNEMNLINLKLQNRIERINLYMALGAENLISL from the coding sequence ATGTATAAAAAGTTAATTATATCGGGGATAATTTCCGTGAGCTTAACTTCTTGTATCGGATACAAAGAAGCGACTAAAGAAACAACAGATCATTTAAAAGAGAAAAGTGAGATAATCTCTAATATTAAAATTCCCGATGACTGGATTTTCAACAGAAATATTCCGTCAGGTTCGTTTTCTTATGCATGGATTAATGATCTTAAATCTCCGCAATTAGAAGCACTGATTAATGAAGGGATGCTGTACAATGCAGATATTATCATTGCAAAAGAAAGGCTTAATCAGGTTGAATTGGCAATGGAAATTGCAGGAACTGACCTCTACCCAAGCATTAATGCTGTTGCTAATACATCTAATAACCTTATCAGTGGCAGTCAGATTAGAAGTCTGGCACTAAAAGCCAATTGGGAATTAGACATCTGGGGAAAAAGAAAATCTTCACAAATGGCCAGTACAAGTGATTACTTTTCAGCAGTACATCAAAATATTCTGCTACGCCAGTCCATTGCCGGTATGATAGCCAAGGCTTATTTTCTGAATATCGCAGGTAATATTCAGGAAGATAAAATTGAAAGTTATATTCAGGAATCCCAAAATCTGGAAAAGCTATATACTATACAGAAAAAAGTAGGTACGGCCAATGCACTGGATCTATCAAATATTTCGGCTGAGATTATTTCTTTGAAGGGATATCTGGAGAAGGTAAAAAATGCCAACATCCAGTCCAGAAGGACTCTTGAATTGCTTACAGGGAAATATCCGAAAGGAAAACTAACAACACAGAACGCTTTTAATCCTGTAAAAAATAAAATTCCGGAATCTATCCCGTTGAATCTTTTAGAAAAAAGACCTGATATACTGGTTCAGCATTTCAAAATAGAGAAAGCTTTCTATGAAGTACAGCAAGCCAATGCAGCAAGACTTCCTTCTCTTAATATAAGTGCTTCTTTCGGGACAGCAGGAAGCAATGTAGATGCTATAAATTCTTTGTTTTCCAATCCATTATTAAAAGTAGGTGGCGGATTGATTTCACCATTATTTAACAACGGAAAGCTAAAAAAGAATGTGGAGGTAAAAAACTCCCAACAAAAACAGACTGTAGAAGAATATTCAAAAACAGTTCTGAATGCCTTGAGTGAAACAGAATCAGCTTTAGCCAATTTACGTTCTGTTGAAAAGCAAATTGGCTATAGTCAAAATGCTATAGATGAGCTTAAAAACAACATTACATTAACTCATAAACAGATAAAAGTGGGTACCAGCAATAGTTTTGTACTAATCCGAAAACAAAGAGACCTTCTTAAAAACGAAATGAATCTCATTAATCTGAAACTACAAAACAGAATAGAACGTATCAATCTGTATATGGCCTTAGGTGCGGAAAACCTCATATCATTATAA
- a CDS encoding HlyD family secretion protein, producing the protein MLELLVAIYAGICWLLIKKLKLIPWTFTTQVVVYSLPIFGSIALILSLNYYCPITSDVKVGNRSVDITTQILGKVKKVYVSTNQEVKKGDTLFVLDKEPFIQEIKSLEAKLSNTKATVNSYNADIQASLKNITGLQSQLELANKRVTQYQELVAAGAANKFDLEQAITNARDLQSRISAAQSQQQSLETKYNASYNGENSSVSEIQAKLDQAKWNLSQTVVLAPTDGIIPNVQLNEGAIMAPFKSAFVLIQKQQSVIGFFAQNELETVKKDDEVELALKTEPGKVVKARLEYVIDATSQGIMNNAGGMLGGNGSTAGLPDTARVLPETDGKLIAKFVLEDSQKQLTVGARGIAVIYSDHIKPLHLIRKVMVRVNSKINFLIPKLH; encoded by the coding sequence ATGCTGGAATTACTTGTCGCTATATACGCCGGAATATGCTGGTTACTTATAAAAAAACTAAAGCTCATTCCATGGACTTTCACTACACAGGTAGTTGTTTATTCCCTTCCTATATTTGGTAGCATTGCTCTGATACTAAGTCTTAACTACTACTGTCCCATCACATCTGATGTTAAAGTAGGAAACAGAAGTGTTGATATTACAACTCAAATATTAGGGAAAGTAAAAAAGGTATATGTGAGCACCAATCAGGAAGTGAAAAAGGGTGATACTTTATTTGTACTGGACAAAGAACCTTTTATACAGGAAATTAAATCTCTTGAAGCTAAGTTGAGTAATACAAAGGCTACAGTCAATTCATATAATGCCGATATCCAGGCTTCTCTGAAAAATATTACAGGATTACAGTCTCAGTTGGAATTGGCTAATAAAAGAGTGACTCAATATCAGGAACTCGTTGCTGCCGGAGCAGCCAATAAATTTGATCTGGAGCAGGCCATTACAAATGCTCGTGATTTACAATCCCGCATCAGTGCTGCGCAATCTCAGCAACAATCATTAGAAACTAAATATAATGCTTCATATAATGGAGAAAACTCTTCAGTATCTGAAATTCAGGCCAAACTGGATCAGGCTAAATGGAACCTATCGCAAACTGTTGTTTTAGCACCTACAGATGGTATAATTCCCAACGTTCAACTAAACGAGGGCGCTATCATGGCACCTTTTAAATCCGCTTTTGTTTTAATCCAGAAACAGCAATCTGTAATTGGATTCTTTGCTCAGAATGAATTAGAAACAGTAAAAAAAGATGATGAAGTTGAACTGGCACTTAAAACAGAACCGGGAAAAGTTGTTAAAGCCAGATTAGAATACGTGATTGATGCCACTAGTCAAGGAATTATGAATAATGCAGGAGGAATGCTGGGAGGAAACGGCTCTACTGCAGGCTTACCAGACACTGCCAGAGTATTGCCTGAAACAGATGGAAAGCTTATTGCAAAGTTTGTATTAGAAGATAGCCAAAAACAGCTGACCGTTGGGGCAAGAGGAATAGCCGTCATATATTCCGATCATATAAAACCCCTGCATCTTATCCGAAAAGTAATGGTGCGTGTGAACAGTAAAATAAACTTCCTGATTCCTAAACTCCACTAA
- a CDS encoding DUF3302 domain-containing protein translates to MQRISIFLCLLLSCNFVQAASGNIEDNIADFASWLILLLLPAAGIYLFWKVHIYPEKVAEKKNHPQLNAIKSMCLLSLVFGGLLWPVALIWANYNYTDQKKDTNITEEN, encoded by the coding sequence ATGCAAAGAATATCCATTTTTCTCTGCCTGTTACTATCATGCAATTTTGTTCAGGCAGCATCGGGCAACATTGAAGATAACATAGCTGATTTTGCATCATGGCTAATCTTACTGCTATTGCCGGCTGCAGGAATTTATCTTTTCTGGAAAGTACATATTTATCCGGAAAAAGTAGCCGAAAAAAAGAATCATCCCCAGCTAAATGCCATTAAAAGCATGTGCCTGTTATCTCTGGTATTCGGGGGACTATTATGGCCTGTTGCACTAATATGGGCCAACTATAATTACACAGATCAAAAAAAAGATACAAACATTACTGAAGAAAATTAA
- a CDS encoding Crp/Fnr family transcriptional regulator, which produces MDMLTTFRNISFFQELSDEEINILVNMSTPKLLHKKEKLIAPGQAFNYFFIISNGLLRFFFDDENGVENNLFLPSEKEAAIIENPEAYSYESTAKYTIEAVVDTQIFLFNKNAFEEAAFKYRGIHNLYIKSLKQIISILKTRTEQLCSSSPHSRYEDFLRDRPFTSQNASRKHIANFLGITPNSLSRMTARIHQKRNQRKK; this is translated from the coding sequence ATGGACATGCTTACTACTTTCAGGAATATTAGTTTCTTCCAGGAATTATCTGATGAAGAAATTAATATTTTAGTAAATATGAGTACCCCAAAACTACTTCATAAAAAAGAAAAATTAATTGCTCCTGGACAGGCCTTTAATTATTTTTTCATTATTTCTAACGGCTTACTCAGGTTTTTCTTTGATGATGAGAACGGTGTTGAAAACAATCTTTTCTTACCATCGGAAAAAGAAGCTGCTATAATAGAGAATCCCGAAGCTTATTCTTATGAGAGCACAGCAAAGTATACGATTGAAGCTGTTGTTGATACTCAGATTTTTCTGTTCAACAAAAACGCGTTTGAAGAGGCTGCTTTTAAGTACAGAGGAATCCATAATCTGTATATCAAATCTTTAAAGCAAATCATCAGCATCTTAAAAACACGAACAGAGCAATTATGTTCTTCATCTCCTCATTCGCGATATGAAGACTTTTTAAGAGATCGTCCTTTCACTTCTCAGAATGCCAGCAGAAAGCATATTGCTAACTTTTTAGGCATTACTCCAAATTCACTTTCACGTATGACAGCAAGAATTCACCAGAAGAGAAATCAAAGAAAAAAATAA
- a CDS encoding isoaspartyl peptidase/L-asparaginase family protein, whose product MNNNRRDFIKKLGIATAAIAINPLEAKNLLDTSEPKATNKPIVLSTWNFGLHANVEAWKVLSKGGKALDAVEKGVRLVEDDPTERSVGYGGRPDRDGRVTLDACIMDENYNIGSVACMEHIKNPISVARAVMEKTPHVMLVGDGALEFALSQGFKKENLLTAESEKEWKEWLKTSQYKPIVNIENHDTIGMIALDAQGNLSGACTTSGMAYKMHGRVGDSPIIGAGLFVDNEIGAATATGHGEEVIRTVGTHLVVELMNQGRTPQQACKEAVERIVKIVNRRGKNLKDIQVGFIALNKKGEYGAYCIQDGFSFAVHDQKGNRLEKPGFALK is encoded by the coding sequence ATGAACAATAACCGAAGAGATTTTATCAAAAAACTGGGAATCGCAACAGCAGCAATTGCTATCAATCCGTTAGAAGCTAAAAATTTATTAGATACATCCGAGCCTAAAGCAACGAATAAACCAATCGTTCTTTCCACTTGGAATTTTGGTCTTCATGCTAATGTAGAGGCATGGAAAGTTTTGTCAAAAGGCGGAAAGGCTCTGGACGCTGTAGAAAAAGGAGTTCGTTTGGTAGAAGATGACCCAACAGAAAGAAGTGTAGGTTATGGCGGACGCCCGGACAGAGACGGAAGAGTGACTCTGGATGCCTGTATTATGGATGAAAATTATAATATAGGTTCAGTAGCATGTATGGAACATATTAAAAATCCAATTTCTGTAGCCCGTGCTGTAATGGAAAAAACACCCCACGTAATGTTAGTAGGAGACGGAGCATTGGAATTTGCATTATCTCAGGGATTCAAAAAAGAAAACCTTCTTACTGCAGAATCGGAAAAAGAATGGAAAGAATGGCTAAAAACAAGTCAGTACAAACCGATAGTAAATATAGAAAATCATGATACTATTGGTATGATTGCTTTAGATGCACAGGGAAACCTTTCCGGAGCATGTACAACGAGTGGAATGGCTTATAAAATGCATGGAAGGGTTGGAGATTCTCCAATTATTGGAGCAGGATTATTTGTAGACAATGAAATTGGGGCAGCTACAGCAACCGGACATGGTGAAGAGGTTATCCGTACTGTGGGAACACATTTGGTGGTAGAATTAATGAATCAGGGACGTACACCACAACAAGCATGTAAAGAAGCTGTGGAAAGAATTGTAAAGATTGTAAACAGAAGAGGGAAGAACCTTAAAGATATTCAGGTAGGCTTTATTGCGCTGAATAAAAAAGGAGAATACGGAGCATATTGTATTCAGGACGGCTTTAGCTTTGCGGTGCATGATCAGAAAGGTAACCGTTTAGAAAAACCGGGATTTGCCCTGAAATAG